In Tachypleus tridentatus isolate NWPU-2018 chromosome 7, ASM421037v1, whole genome shotgun sequence, a genomic segment contains:
- the LOC143257681 gene encoding complement C3-like: MLHDAGMDKKDHFLTIDSRLCKVKRDDRGRVGDGGKRGNDGKSKLLLEIQICVKYLSHVDSNMAIIEAGIFTGFKVLIDELKQLVKVKNSKIARFEASDKSVVFYMDSAPHDKPYCFKFRIVRQFIVGNIQSSVVKVYDYYKPNESCSQFYSPDNQSPLIRTICEGSVCQCAEGGCPPRHPFEGITQVHDISESRKLLLDRACVDHDYVWKGTVESKRKENGFRYISFRVTSVFKEGIEQKQNILHTTKVLMVRDSCSVADLDIQQEYVIMGRDGAQFKDEDTGILLYRYILDQTTSIFKWTRISVAENKQLTKAFRWLEKHMVMGGGGCPQ; the protein is encoded by the exons atgctacatgaTGCTGgtatggat AAGAAAGATCACTTTCTGACAATTGATTCAAGACTATGCAAGGTTAAGCGAGATGACA gaggtCGAGTTGGAGATGGAGGAAAACGTGGTAATGATGGGAAGAGCAAACTATTGTTGGAAATCCAAATATGTGTGAA atatttgtcTCATGTGGATTCTAACATGGCAATTATTGAAGCTGGAATATTTACTGGTTTCAAAGTTTTAATAGATGAATTAAAACAG ctgGTAAAAGTGAAGAATTCCAAGATTGCAAGATTTGAAGCATCTGACAAAAGTGTTGTATTTTACATGGATAGC gcTCCCCATGATAAACCTTACTGTTTTAAGTTCCGAATTGTACGACAGTTCATTGTGGGTAACATACAATCAAGTGTTGTCAAAGTTTATGACTACTACAAACCAA atgAATCATGCTCCCAGTTTTATAGTCCAGACAACCAGAGTCCTTTAATTCGAACCATCTGTGAAGGAAGTGTATGCCAGTGTGCTGAAG GTGGCTGTCCTCCTAGACATCCCTTTGAAGGTATAACACAGGTACATGATATTAGTGAATCAAGAAAATTACTTTTAGACCGAGCTTGTGTGGATCATGATTATG tgtGGAAAGGTACTGTTGaaagcaaaagaaaagaaaatggattTCGTTATATTTCATTCAGAGTGACTTCAGTTTTTAAAGAAG GTATtgagcaaaaacaaaatattctgcaTACAACTAAAGTTCTGATGGTACGAGACTCATGTTCAGTAGCTGATTTAGATATACAGCAAGAATATGTTATTATGGGACGTGATGGAGCCCAGTTTAAAGATGAGGATACTGGAATACTGCT GTATCGATATATTTTAGACCAAACTACTAGCATATTTAAATGGACAAGGATATCAGTGGCAGAGAATAAACAATTGACAAAAGCATTCCGTTGGCTTGAAAAACACATGGTTATGGGAGGAGGAGGCTGTCCCCAGTAA